The Culex quinquefasciatus strain JHB chromosome 2, VPISU_Cqui_1.0_pri_paternal, whole genome shotgun sequence genome contains the following window.
CAGAAAATTCTGTAGGATCTTGCCGATGGCCCAAAACAGCGGTCATAATCTGTAGAATCGGATGGTTTCGGCGAAGCTGTAAAGTAAGGAAACTAATCAACTTAAATCAAAGAAAACATTCTTAAATTTACTTACCTCAATAATATGCCAAATCCGCTTGCCAGCTCCAACACCAACACCAGCCCCAAGTTCGGGTTTTCTCCGGGATTCCGGAACAATTTGGTTCCTCCCGCTGCTGCGGTTTTTTTTCAAGCACGCTCTTGACGTTTGAAATGGAACGAGCCGTGGGCGCATTCACAAATGGCGCAGTGTCAAATGAAACATGGGTAGTTCAGAtattacgtttttcaaaaaatattaataattgataaatatttttctCCAACTATAAAGTTTATGTTTATTACgaataatgtttaaatgtttaaatgtttaaatgtttaaatgtttaaatgtttaaatgtttaaatgtttaaatgtttaaatgtttaaatgtttaaatgtttaaatgtttaaatgtttaaatgtttaaatgtttaaatgtttaaatgtttaaatgtttaaatgtttaaatgtttaaatgtttaaatgtttaaatgtttaaatgtttaaatgtttaaatgtttaaatgtttaaatatttaaatgtttaaatgtttaaatgtttaaatgtttaaatgtttaaatgtttaaatgtttaaatgtttaaatgtttaaatgtttaaatgtttaaatgtttaaatgtttaaatgtttaaatgtttaaatgtttaaatgtttaaatgtttaaatgtttaaatgtttaaatgtttaaatgtttaaatgtttaaatgtttaaatgtttaaatgtttaaatgtttaaatgtttaaatgtttaaatgtttaaatgtttaaatgtttaaatgtttaaatgtttaaatgtttaaatgtttaaatgtttaaatgtttaaatgtttaaatgtttaaatgtttaaatgtttaaatgtttaaatgtttaaatgtttaaatgtttaaatgtttaaatgtttaaatgtttaaatgtttaaatgtttaaatgtttaaatgtttaaatgtttaaatgtttaaatgtttaaatgtttaaatgtttaaatgtttaaacaattttacaattttacaattttacaattttacaattttacaattttacaatttaacaatattacaattttacaattttacaattttacaattttacaattttacaattttacaattttacaattttacaattttacaattttacaattttacaattttacaattttacaattttacaattttacaattttacaattttacaattttacaattttacaattttacaattttacaattttacaattttacaattttacaattttacaattttacaattttacaattttacaattcaaattgatttgcttgaatgttaaaattattagaaagtaattaaattcatttatgtttgatttatttgaacttATCTTAATGACCCTATTTGCTTAAGGACCCTATTTGGATTCACTTCTTTGACGTCATCCGAAGGCCCAAGTCGGGCGCAACGAAACATGTCTGTGCGTGATTTCGTTTGCTCCTTCTCATGCAACCGACGAAATTCCACCTGCAGATAGCGCTGATTCCTAGACACAAACTCTGTTACACAACGCCATCTAACGAAAACAATGTGTAAACTTCTAAGCATAAAATGTGTTCCCGATTTTGTGAACACTGTTCACGATATCGTAAACATTTCAACATGATTTCGTGATCaagttcatgatttcatgaacttTTAATGTACGCGAAATCATGAACATTTGTTCACGAATTTCAGAacggttttttctccgtgtggcaagcttcccactgtgcgtttagctcggttttgctttgcgcctgctttgt
Protein-coding sequences here:
- the LOC119767354 gene encoding uncharacterized protein LOC119767354 gives rise to the protein MRPRLVPFQTSRACLKKNRSSGRNQIVPESRRKPELGAGVGVGAGKRIWHIIELRRNHPILQIMTAVLGHRQDPTEFSVWIAILSNISMFPRQILPGGLWHLLTFPSSSVQQKSGWPPD